In the Streptomyces sp. f51 genome, one interval contains:
- a CDS encoding MFS transporter codes for MRIWAGAHAVDDFYQGLVPAAVPYFVLQRDFSYVQASGLALAATLGSALPQVPIGLLADRFMLRWMSPLGVGLAGIGAGMSGLTASYPLVFALLLTAGVGIAMFHPPAGRDARRAAGGSATAMSYFAAGGSVGFFVAPALVTPALDNFGMGATALFIPPAVLMGFVLLRHHRRTSTAPVTKARRQGRDRPRRFAALTAVEIVRSTISTGLNTFISLYWIRHLEASSGLGGLALTLELGGGVAGTLLGGRLADRIGMVRTVQIGNAAMLPALWLMLICDDAYAALPLALLVGLVSNIPFAVLVKLGQDYLPSRPGTAAGVTLGLALSAGGLFMPLLGMVATHHGPRGALAVLAILPVLAMLFSAFLREPAEDGPVPAADPSLIAG; via the coding sequence ATGCGGATCTGGGCCGGGGCCCATGCCGTCGACGACTTCTACCAGGGCCTCGTACCCGCCGCGGTCCCCTACTTCGTGCTGCAACGCGACTTCAGCTATGTGCAGGCCTCGGGGCTGGCACTCGCCGCGACGCTCGGCAGCGCGTTGCCGCAGGTGCCGATCGGACTGCTCGCCGACCGGTTCATGCTGCGCTGGATGTCGCCGCTGGGGGTCGGTCTGGCGGGCATCGGGGCAGGCATGTCCGGGCTGACGGCCTCCTACCCGCTGGTCTTCGCCCTCCTGCTGACGGCGGGGGTCGGAATCGCGATGTTCCATCCGCCCGCGGGGCGCGACGCGCGCCGTGCGGCCGGAGGCAGCGCCACCGCGATGAGCTACTTCGCCGCGGGCGGCAGCGTGGGGTTCTTCGTCGCACCGGCACTCGTCACACCCGCCCTGGACAACTTCGGGATGGGCGCGACCGCGCTGTTCATCCCGCCCGCCGTCCTCATGGGCTTCGTCCTGCTGCGCCATCACCGCCGCACGTCCACCGCACCGGTGACGAAGGCGCGGCGCCAGGGTCGGGACCGGCCGCGCCGGTTCGCGGCACTGACCGCCGTGGAGATCGTGCGGTCCACCATCTCGACCGGACTGAACACCTTCATCTCGCTGTACTGGATCCGGCACCTGGAGGCGAGCAGCGGCCTCGGGGGTCTGGCGCTGACGCTGGAACTCGGTGGTGGTGTGGCCGGCACACTGCTCGGAGGGCGGCTGGCCGATCGCATCGGCATGGTGCGCACCGTGCAGATCGGCAACGCGGCCATGCTGCCCGCTCTGTGGCTCATGCTGATCTGCGACGACGCCTACGCGGCACTGCCCCTCGCGCTGCTGGTCGGCCTCGTCTCGAACATCCCGTTCGCGGTCCTCGTCAAGCTCGGCCAGGACTACCTGCCCAGCCGGCCCGGCACCGCCGCCGGCGTCACGCTCGGCCTCGCGCTGAGCGCGGGCGGACTGTTCATGCCGCTGCTGGGCATGGTCGCAACCCACCACGGACCCCGCGGCGCGCTCGCGGTACTCGCCATCCTGCCGGTCCTCGCGATGCTGTTCTCCGCCTTCCTGCGTGAACCGGCCGAGGACGGGCCCGTGCCCGCCGCGGACCCGTCCCTCATCGCCGGCTGA
- a CDS encoding helix-turn-helix transcriptional regulator: MSQIRHQPTAPTSTRLLGGGETIDRHRHDDHQLIYVSSGVLAITTEHGSWIAAGDRALWVPANTWHEHRFYGRSRFHTIGFPARGRTPLLDTERPTVIAVDALVRELLIALTGTSLPRTEARHIETVLRDRLRRATAEPVALPAANDPRLADACRLVEEDLHEPCTLAQLADRVHTSERTLSRLYRDEFGLTFPQWRTRIRIFTAMVMLAEGATVTDTAHACGWATTSAFVQTFAQAAGMTPGTYRSGAGTSREE; the protein is encoded by the coding sequence ATGTCGCAGATCCGCCACCAGCCCACCGCGCCGACCAGCACCCGGCTCCTCGGTGGCGGCGAGACCATCGACCGGCACCGCCACGACGACCACCAACTGATCTACGTCAGCTCCGGCGTACTCGCGATCACGACGGAACACGGCTCCTGGATCGCCGCCGGCGACCGCGCCCTGTGGGTTCCGGCGAACACCTGGCACGAACACCGCTTCTACGGCCGGAGTCGCTTCCACACCATCGGCTTCCCCGCCCGAGGCAGGACGCCCCTGCTGGACACCGAGCGCCCCACGGTCATCGCCGTCGACGCCCTGGTGCGCGAACTGCTCATCGCGCTCACCGGCACCTCCCTCCCGCGGACCGAGGCCCGGCACATCGAAACGGTGCTGCGCGACCGACTGCGCCGTGCGACGGCCGAGCCCGTCGCCCTGCCCGCCGCCAACGACCCACGACTGGCCGACGCCTGCCGCCTCGTCGAGGAAGACCTGCACGAGCCCTGCACCCTCGCCCAGCTCGCCGACCGCGTGCACACCAGCGAGCGAACCCTGTCCCGCCTCTACCGCGACGAATTCGGTCTGACCTTCCCTCAGTGGCGCACCCGCATCCGGATCTTCACGGCGATGGTCATGCTCGCCGAGGGCGCCACCGTCACCGACACCGCTCACGCCTGCGGATGGGCGACGACCAGCGCCTTCGTCCAAACCTTCGCTCAGGCGGCAGGCATGACCCCCGGCACCTACCGTTCAGGCGCGGGCACTTCGCGGGAGGAGTGA